The genomic DNA CTTAGTAATATTTTAGGTGGTTTTATTAGCGTTGGTATGTTTGCTCTTATTGTAGTATTCCAACAAGAGATTAGAAAATTTTTATTAATGATTGGCTCTACTAATTTTGCTTCTAAACGTGGTTTTTTAAAACATCTAAAATTTTTAAAAACCGAAGCTGTTTCTAATACCAATATAGATGCAATTATTGCTGCTTGTAATAAAATGAGTACTACAAAAACTGGAGCTTTAATTGTTTTAGAACGTAATAATAATTTAGATTATTTAATTAATACTGGTGACGAAATGAACATTAAAGTCACCCAACCAATTATAGAAAGTATATTTTTTAAAAATAGCCCATTACATGATGGTGCAATAATTATTGAAAACAATACTGTAAAAGCAACACGCGTTATTCTACCTGTTAATAATGAAAAAACCATACCACAACGTTTTGGATTAAGACACAGAGCAGCTGTTGGTATTACCGAAAGAACCGATGCTATTGCTATTGCTGTTAGTGAGGAAACTGGACAAATTTCATGTTTTAGAAATGGCACTTTTGTAGACTTTAAAGACTCTACAGAATTAATTGAAATTATTAAAGATGATCTAGATTAATGGTTTGTAAAAATTGCAAAAGGTTATTACCACAGCAAATAAATTTTTGCAATGGCTGTGGCGCAAAAGTTATTAGAAACAGACTAACAATGCGCAATCTTTTTGAAGACATCGCTTACCGTTATATTAATTACGATAACCAATTTTTACAAACAATAATCACCTTACTTAAAAAACCAGAACTTGTTATAGACAGTTATATTAATGGTGCAAGAAAGTGCTACGTAAACCCAATTAGCTTTTTTGCTATTAACTTAACATTATCTGGGTTTTATATTTTTATAATTCAAAAATATTTTGGAAATGCATTAAATTTCGATACAATGGTTGCAAACCAATCTGTAGGCAAACAGAAAATAAACGCATCTATAATGAGTATGGTTTACGATTATGGCTCTTTAATTAACTCTTTAATAATTCCTTTTTTAGCACTTATTTCTGTAATAGTATTTTATAATAAAAAATACAATTACACAGAGCATATTGTATTATTTCTCTATACCATGTCACTATTTTCTTTAGTTACAATGGCAATAAGTTTAATTGTTTTATCTGTAAACGAAAGCTACTATATTACTATAAGTATGGTATTATATATATTTGCTTTTATATACCATTGCTATGTATTTAAGCGCTTATTTAAATTAAGTGCAAAGCAACTTTTTATAAAAATATTATTTTTTATACCAATATTTTTTATGGCTTATATTGGCATGTCTCTAGCAGGAGCCATTTTATTTTTTATATTTTCAGATGTCTCTTTGCAAGACTTTGCTCCAAAAAATTAAGCAACTTCAGCTTTTAAAAATTGAACTTCATAAAGGTTTCTATAATAACCATCTTTATTTTTAAGCAATTCTTGATGTGTTCCTTGCTCTACAACTTCACCAGCATCCATAACAATGATTTTGTCTGCTTTTTGAATAGTTGCTAATCTGTGCGCTATTACAATAGAAGTTCTTCCTTTAGTAATCTTATCTGTAGCTGTTTGTATTAACTGTTCAGAATAAGAATCTACAGACGATGTTGCTTCATCTAAAACTAAAATACTAGGGTTTGCTACATAAGCTCGTAAAAACGAAATTAATTGTCGTTGCCCAGAACTTAACATCACACCTCTTTCTTTTACATTATAGTGATATCCATTTGGTAAGCTTGATATAAAATTATGAATACCAATATCTTTTGCTGCTTGAATTACTTCTGCTTCGGTAATATTTGGATTGTTAAGTGTAATATTATTCATAATAGTATCTGCAAACAAGAAAACATCTTGTAAAACCACAGCTATTTGACTTCTTAAAGATGCCAATGTTACGGTTTTAATATCTGTTTTATCTACACTAATACTTCCGCCATTAATTTCATAAAAACGACTTAACAGGTTTATTATGGTTGATTTTCCTGCGCCAGTCGCACCTACAATGGCTACGGTTTGTCCTGCTTCTACATTAAAAGAAATTCCCTTTAAAACTTCTTCGTTATCCACATAACTAAAACGTACATTATTAAAGGAAATTTCGCCTTTAAAATGTGCCGCTTCATTAACTCCTGTATCGTTAATTTGCGAAGTTGTGTCTATTACTTTAAACACACGCTTTGCAGCTACCATACCCATTTGCAAGGTATTAAACTTATCTGCAATTTGTCTTAATGGTCTAAACAACTGTGGTATCATCATTATAAACATAAATAATTCACCTTCGGTTGCGGTACCTTCTAAAACCACCATTAAACCACCAAACCAAACTATTAGTCCAGAAGTAATTGATGAAAGAAAATCTGCAATAGGAAAAAATATAGAGTTATACCATATTGTTTTTAACCATCCTTTTTTATGACGCTCGTTTATTGCCTTAAAATTTTTATGTTCTGTTGCTTCTCTTGTAAAAAGCTGAAGAATTTTCATTCCAGTAACACGTTCCTGAACAAAAGAATTTAAGTTTGAAACTTCGGTTCTAACTTCTTCAAAAGCCTTTTTCATGTAACGCTGAAATATTTTTGTAGCATACAATACTATTGGCATTGTTATAAATACTATTAAGCTTAGCTTAAAGTTTTCAAACAACATAACTCCAGAGATTACAAGCATAACCATTAAATCCCTAGAAATCATAAACAAGCCTTGCCCAAAAATATCGGCAATACGCTCCATATCTGTTACTGCTCTGGTAATTAAAGTACCAACCGAAGAATTGTCGTAGTACTTCATTTTAAATTTAAGCATGTGATTAAATAACAAAACACGCACATCTTTAACGATGTTTTGTCCCAACCATGCTGCATAATATTGAAACAAAAACTGAAATATAGTTTGCAGTAAAAGCAAACCAACCATTAAAGAAATATAAAATAAAAAGCCATCATCATTATTTAGCTTAATATTATTATCTATTACAATTCTTAACAAGTAAGGTATTGCAATACTTAGTCCTGCAATAATAAGCACAGATAACAAAACACCATAAAAAACTGTTTTATAGGGTTTTGTGAATTTAAACAAGCGTTTAAATAAAGTGACATCAAAAATATTTTCTTTTTTATTACTCAAACTAATAGATTATAATTTTATAGTCTTTGGGTAAGCGACTTCGGTTAAGTATAATGCATGTGCTGGCACAGAAAATCCGGCTTCACTTCTATTTTTAGATTTTATAATATTATGCATATCATTAACTTCTAATTTTCCAACTCCAACATTAATTAAAGTGCCAACAATTGCCCGCACCATATTTCTAAGAAACCTATCGGCTTTAATTGTAAATTGAAGCTCATTACCAACAACTTCCCATTGGGCTTTCATTATATTACAATTATACGTTTTTACATCTGTATTACTCTTAGAAAAGCATTGAAAATCTTTATAATTAAATAAAATTTTTGTTGCTTCTTTTATTCTATCTATATCCAATTTCGCTTTTAATAAAAAGGCTTGT from Lacinutrix sp. 5H-3-7-4 includes the following:
- the cdaA gene encoding diadenylate cyclase CdaA yields the protein MDQLFDTVLKFSLVDIIDVVLVALLLYYVYKLVRGTVAINIFLGIVIIYIIWKITQALHMQLLSNILGGFISVGMFALIVVFQQEIRKFLLMIGSTNFASKRGFLKHLKFLKTEAVSNTNIDAIIAACNKMSTTKTGALIVLERNNNLDYLINTGDEMNIKVTQPIIESIFFKNSPLHDGAIIIENNTVKATRVILPVNNEKTIPQRFGLRHRAAVGITERTDAIAIAVSEETGQISCFRNGTFVDFKDSTELIEIIKDDLD
- a CDS encoding ABC transporter ATP-binding protein; the protein is MSNKKENIFDVTLFKRLFKFTKPYKTVFYGVLLSVLIIAGLSIAIPYLLRIVIDNNIKLNNDDGFLFYISLMVGLLLLQTIFQFLFQYYAAWLGQNIVKDVRVLLFNHMLKFKMKYYDNSSVGTLITRAVTDMERIADIFGQGLFMISRDLMVMLVISGVMLFENFKLSLIVFITMPIVLYATKIFQRYMKKAFEEVRTEVSNLNSFVQERVTGMKILQLFTREATEHKNFKAINERHKKGWLKTIWYNSIFFPIADFLSSITSGLIVWFGGLMVVLEGTATEGELFMFIMMIPQLFRPLRQIADKFNTLQMGMVAAKRVFKVIDTTSQINDTGVNEAAHFKGEISFNNVRFSYVDNEEVLKGISFNVEAGQTVAIVGATGAGKSTIINLLSRFYEINGGSISVDKTDIKTVTLASLRSQIAVVLQDVFLFADTIMNNITLNNPNITEAEVIQAAKDIGIHNFISSLPNGYHYNVKERGVMLSSGQRQLISFLRAYVANPSILVLDEATSSVDSYSEQLIQTATDKITKGRTSIVIAHRLATIQKADKIIVMDAGEVVEQGTHQELLKNKDGYYRNLYEVQFLKAEVA
- the truA gene encoding tRNA pseudouridine(38-40) synthase TruA, translated to MRYFIELSYNGKAYHGWQVQPNAISVQEVLEKGLSTLLKEKISTMGAGRTDAGVHAIQLFAHFDTEVIFEEHMLQYKLNSFLPEAISIQNIFKVKADAHARFDAVSRQYLYRIALQKNPFNTEQAFLLKAKLDIDRIKEATKILFNYKDFQCFSKSNTDVKTYNCNIMKAQWEVVGNELQFTIKADRFLRNMVRAIVGTLINVGVGKLEVNDMHNIIKSKNRSEAGFSVPAHALYLTEVAYPKTIKL
- a CDS encoding DUF3667 domain-containing protein, which gives rise to MRNLFEDIAYRYINYDNQFLQTIITLLKKPELVIDSYINGARKCYVNPISFFAINLTLSGFYIFIIQKYFGNALNFDTMVANQSVGKQKINASIMSMVYDYGSLINSLIIPFLALISVIVFYNKKYNYTEHIVLFLYTMSLFSLVTMAISLIVLSVNESYYITISMVLYIFAFIYHCYVFKRLFKLSAKQLFIKILFFIPIFFMAYIGMSLAGAILFFIFSDVSLQDFAPKN